A single genomic interval of Sphingobium sp. WTD-1 harbors:
- a CDS encoding glucose 1-dehydrogenase, whose protein sequence is MTKLAGKVAIVTGASKGIGAGIAKALAADGASVVVNYASSKEGADTVVAAIVAAGGKAIAIQGDVSIAAEAQGLIEAAVTEFGRLDILVNNSGVWDVAPVELFTEAQYRRLFDVNVFGTFLTTQAAIKHLQDGGSIVNISSSITTLRTPGTALYTATKAAVNAISGVLMKELAPRGIRVNVVSPGFVVTEGTKAAGIAGSQMEAGIVSQTPLGRAGTPDDIGRVVAFLASDDARFVTGEELFASGGLR, encoded by the coding sequence ATGACGAAATTAGCAGGTAAAGTGGCCATCGTAACCGGCGCATCAAAAGGCATTGGCGCCGGGATCGCCAAGGCGCTGGCGGCGGACGGCGCCTCTGTCGTCGTCAACTATGCGTCGAGCAAGGAGGGCGCGGATACGGTCGTTGCAGCGATTGTCGCGGCAGGTGGAAAAGCTATCGCAATCCAGGGCGACGTCTCGATCGCAGCCGAGGCGCAGGGCCTGATAGAAGCAGCCGTAACCGAATTCGGGCGGCTCGACATTCTGGTCAACAATTCGGGCGTCTGGGATGTCGCGCCGGTCGAGTTGTTTACCGAGGCACAATATCGGCGGCTGTTCGACGTCAACGTGTTCGGCACCTTCCTGACGACGCAGGCGGCCATCAAGCATCTTCAGGATGGCGGCAGCATCGTCAACATCTCGTCTTCGATCACGACATTGCGAACGCCGGGCACGGCGCTCTACACCGCCACAAAGGCTGCGGTGAACGCCATATCGGGCGTGTTGATGAAGGAACTCGCACCGCGCGGCATTCGCGTCAACGTCGTCAGTCCGGGCTTTGTCGTAACCGAGGGAACAAAAGCTGCCGGAATCGCGGGTTCTCAGATGGAAGCGGGCATTGTGTCGCAAACGCCGCTGGGCCGCGCTGGCACGCCTGATGACATTGGCCGCGTGGTCGCGTTCCTTGCTTCTGACGATGCGCGCTTCGTGACGGGAGAGGAACTCTTTGCAAGCGGCGGCCTGCGCTGA
- a CDS encoding heavy metal-associated domain-containing protein has protein sequence MKKTVCIAMAVLAMAGGGVAYAVSGTAQDRPAATATAQKQTTFAIENMTCATCPITVKKAMEGVAGVTAVTVDFAAKTARATYNPRRTNAAAIAAASTNAGYPARAIQN, from the coding sequence ATGAAAAAGACAGTATGTATCGCTATGGCCGTGCTGGCTATGGCTGGCGGCGGGGTCGCCTATGCAGTTAGTGGCACGGCGCAAGATCGCCCCGCGGCTACCGCAACCGCTCAGAAGCAAACCACCTTTGCCATAGAGAACATGACCTGCGCCACCTGCCCGATCACCGTGAAGAAGGCGATGGAAGGCGTCGCCGGGGTAACGGCGGTCACGGTCGATTTCGCAGCCAAGACCGCGCGCGCAACCTATAACCCGCGCCGCACCAATGCTGCTGCGATTGCCGCTGCATCAACCAACGCGGGTTATCCGGCGCGCGCTATTCAAAACTGA
- a CDS encoding Tn3 family transposase: MARRRLLTGDERRRLFDPPVQETAIIGHYTLSAEDVELVGRRYGPANRLGLAAQIALMRHPGFGLQPEIGLPDVILQYLAAQLFVDPSSFSAYGQRAQTRTDHADLVARYLGIRPFRRGDLALALNLAAQAAEYTDRGEPIVRALMVGLKGERFILPSGDTLERAGLAGRARARKAAAAAIVEGLSSAELTRLDELVINNPDFGMTPLAWLRNFEEAPTAANINGLLERLRYVRGIGIHPVVGGAIPEFRFAQFVREGGVAPAFLLSDYSVNRRRATLTAAVIDLEARLADAAIQMFDRLIGGMFTRARRGRERRYQDSIQSVGQLMRLFGATITALDEAVQNGGDPLELIDEAVGWHRLVAAKAQVDALADLAGEDALVTATERYATLRRFSPAFLDAFTFKASGTGTALIKAIDVIRDANTRKSRDLPDGVPLPFPNRQWKRLITESGRIDRRRYEIAIMATLRDRLRAGDVWIEGTRNYQRFDAYLLGRRDAAKVADVLPFDSNAASYLADRARNLDWRLRRFAKQLKTNKLEGVSLERDRLKLQQMPPVTPPEAEALDRKLDTLLPRVRITELLLEVAERTGFLNAFRDLRSGKEHDNPSTVLAAILADGTNLGLERMANASEGVSYAQLAWTHNWYLSPENYQAALAMIISAHHELPFARHWGAGTSSSSDGQFFRSGRSRSGAADVNAKYGAEPGVKIYSHLSDHFASFGSRIMSATAGEAPYVLDGLVLGAGNLPLHEHYTDTGGATDHVFALCHLLGFRFAPRLRDIGDRKLGSIAAPSTYKGIENLMGRTIKTAAIEADWDDIVRIVASIKDGTVAPSVILRKLAAYKRQNRLDFALAELGRIERTLFTLDWLEQPELRRACQAGLNKGEARHTLAAAIYTNRQGRFTDRSLENQEFRASGLNLLIAAISYWNTVYLDRAAQHLNAVGTTFDAALLAHLSPMGWAHISLTGDYLWEQARRLPAGEFHPLNEPMARLKRVA; this comes from the coding sequence ATGGCACGACGCCGACTTCTGACCGGAGACGAGCGCCGGCGCCTGTTCGATCCTCCTGTCCAAGAAACCGCGATCATTGGGCATTATACCCTTTCTGCGGAAGATGTTGAATTGGTTGGGCGCCGCTATGGTCCAGCAAATCGCCTCGGTCTGGCTGCACAAATCGCTTTGATGCGACATCCCGGCTTTGGTCTGCAACCCGAGATCGGGCTTCCCGACGTCATTCTTCAGTACCTCGCGGCACAGTTATTCGTCGATCCTTCCTCCTTCTCTGCATATGGTCAGCGCGCGCAAACCCGTACCGATCATGCCGATCTCGTGGCGCGTTATCTTGGCATACGCCCGTTTCGACGCGGCGACCTGGCACTTGCCCTGAATCTTGCCGCGCAAGCCGCCGAGTATACAGACAGAGGTGAACCGATTGTTCGCGCCCTCATGGTTGGCCTGAAGGGTGAGCGGTTCATTCTTCCGTCAGGCGACACACTGGAACGCGCCGGTCTTGCTGGCCGGGCACGCGCACGCAAAGCTGCCGCAGCCGCAATCGTCGAAGGCCTCAGCTCTGCTGAACTGACACGGCTAGACGAACTCGTAATCAACAACCCGGATTTCGGCATGACACCGCTGGCGTGGTTGCGTAATTTCGAAGAAGCCCCGACTGCGGCCAATATCAATGGCTTGCTTGAGCGCCTGCGCTATGTTCGCGGCATAGGTATCCACCCGGTAGTTGGGGGCGCCATTCCGGAATTCCGCTTTGCCCAATTTGTCCGCGAGGGCGGCGTGGCACCGGCATTCCTGCTTTCGGATTACAGCGTCAATCGCAGGCGGGCGACGTTGACGGCCGCAGTGATCGACCTTGAGGCCAGACTTGCCGATGCCGCGATCCAAATGTTTGACCGACTTATCGGCGGCATGTTCACGCGCGCGCGGCGTGGGCGCGAGCGTCGCTACCAAGATAGTATTCAGTCGGTGGGGCAACTCATGCGGCTGTTTGGCGCCACGATTACAGCACTTGATGAGGCTGTCCAGAATGGCGGCGATCCGCTCGAATTGATTGACGAAGCGGTGGGCTGGCACCGGCTTGTTGCGGCAAAGGCCCAAGTAGATGCCCTTGCTGATCTTGCCGGCGAGGACGCACTGGTAACGGCAACCGAGCGTTACGCCACGCTACGGCGTTTCAGCCCGGCATTTCTGGACGCCTTCACCTTCAAGGCGTCTGGAACAGGGACGGCACTGATCAAAGCCATCGATGTCATTCGCGATGCGAACACACGAAAGTCGCGCGACCTTCCCGATGGCGTTCCACTGCCATTCCCCAATCGGCAGTGGAAGCGTCTCATCACCGAAAGCGGCCGTATCGACCGCCGACGTTATGAAATTGCGATCATGGCAACCTTGCGTGATCGTTTGCGCGCCGGTGATGTATGGATCGAGGGAACCCGCAACTATCAGCGCTTCGATGCCTATTTGCTGGGTCGGCGCGACGCCGCCAAAGTGGCGGATGTGCTTCCGTTCGATTCAAATGCTGCATCCTACCTCGCTGACCGGGCACGAAATCTTGACTGGCGGCTGCGCCGATTTGCCAAGCAGTTGAAAACAAACAAGCTTGAGGGAGTGTCGCTCGAACGAGACCGGCTCAAGCTTCAGCAAATGCCGCCTGTCACCCCACCGGAAGCTGAAGCCCTCGATCGCAAGCTCGATACCCTGCTTCCCCGCGTGCGCATCACCGAGCTGCTGCTTGAAGTCGCCGAACGCACTGGTTTTTTGAACGCATTCCGTGACCTGCGCTCAGGCAAGGAGCACGACAACCCCAGCACGGTACTCGCCGCAATTCTGGCTGATGGCACCAACCTCGGGCTGGAGCGGATGGCCAATGCCAGCGAAGGCGTCAGCTATGCCCAACTCGCATGGACCCACAACTGGTATCTTTCACCCGAGAACTATCAGGCCGCGCTGGCCATGATCATCTCAGCCCATCACGAATTACCCTTCGCGCGGCATTGGGGCGCTGGCACCAGTTCGTCGTCCGATGGCCAGTTCTTCCGGTCGGGGCGGAGCCGTTCAGGGGCGGCGGACGTCAATGCCAAATATGGCGCCGAACCTGGCGTGAAAATCTATTCTCACCTTTCCGATCACTTCGCATCATTCGGATCACGGATCATGTCCGCGACGGCAGGTGAAGCGCCTTACGTGCTCGACGGGCTTGTCCTGGGCGCCGGCAACCTTCCGTTGCATGAGCACTATACCGATACCGGCGGCGCCACCGATCATGTTTTCGCACTCTGCCACCTACTCGGGTTCCGCTTCGCGCCCCGGCTGCGCGATATTGGCGACCGCAAGCTGGGTTCGATCGCTGCGCCATCGACATACAAGGGCATCGAAAATCTGATGGGCCGCACCATCAAAACGGCAGCGATCGAGGCCGATTGGGATGACATCGTCAGGATTGTCGCCTCAATCAAGGATGGCACGGTGGCGCCGTCAGTAATCTTGCGAAAACTTGCCGCCTACAAACGCCAGAACAGGCTGGATTTTGCATTGGCTGAACTGGGCCGTATCGAGCGCACTTTGTTCACGCTCGATTGGCTTGAACAACCGGAACTGCGACGTGCCTGTCAGGCCGGTCTCAACAAAGGCGAGGCGAGGCACACGCTTGCCGCCGCCATCTATACCAACCGGCAGGGTCGGTTCACCGATCGCTCGCTGGAAAATCAGGAATTTCGCGCATCTGGGCTGAACCTGCTGATTGCGGCGATTTCCTACTGGAACACGGTCTATCTCGACCGGGCCGCCCAGCACCTCAACGCTGTCGGCACGACGTTCGATGCGGCACTGCTTGCGCACCTTTCTCCGATGGGCTGGGCGCACATCAGTCTGACCGGCGATTACCTCTGGGAGCAGGCCAGGCGACTTCCAGCAGGTGAATTCCACCCACTCAACGAGCCAATGGCGCGGTTGAAGCGTGTAGCGTAG
- a CDS encoding TetR-like C-terminal domain-containing protein, which produces MTKFAQPGRRIDIGRDRDAFRLHVRETVLVAAASILRNDGPAALTLRRVAQDVGASTKVIYTTFGGKDGLFDALYLRSYAGLQAAMEMASSAQDTETRLRSICDAYRDYALAEPGFYNVMYGDLGRSWQAPPESRAQAGQTFRILREAVAAMRPSCPSDNVIQITRQLWAAMHGLVSLQMRGLLSDEEDFDTLFHDTVAVIYNGSLSGGKTEI; this is translated from the coding sequence ATGACAAAATTCGCACAGCCGGGCCGGCGCATCGACATTGGGAGAGACCGCGACGCCTTCCGCCTGCACGTCCGCGAGACGGTTTTGGTAGCTGCGGCGTCGATTCTGCGTAATGACGGTCCCGCCGCCCTGACGTTGCGCCGTGTCGCGCAAGACGTCGGCGCATCCACAAAGGTTATCTACACCACGTTCGGCGGCAAAGATGGTTTGTTCGATGCCCTATATCTGCGCAGCTATGCGGGATTGCAGGCGGCAATGGAAATGGCTTCATCTGCTCAAGATACCGAGACAAGGCTGCGGTCCATATGCGATGCTTATCGGGACTATGCCTTGGCCGAACCTGGATTTTACAACGTAATGTACGGGGATCTAGGGCGATCCTGGCAGGCCCCCCCGGAAAGTCGGGCACAAGCTGGGCAGACTTTTCGAATCCTTCGAGAGGCGGTCGCCGCGATGCGACCATCCTGCCCTTCAGACAACGTGATTCAAATAACAAGACAGCTTTGGGCAGCCATGCACGGCCTTGTAAGCTTACAAATGCGTGGCCTGCTATCTGACGAAGAGGATTTTGACACCCTTTTCCACGATACGGTTGCAGTGATTTACAATGGTTCGCTTTCGGGTGGTAAGACGGAGATCTAA
- a CDS encoding helix-turn-helix domain-containing protein has translation MRPFFHPAIEDVEPQAILHALSDPNRAAILAKILTTGVVEACSNVAALGDRVIPKSSLSNHFKVLREAGLIRSERHGIEMRNHSRFAEVNARFPGLIGAIINAYAGVDSESAVSSE, from the coding sequence ATGAGACCATTTTTCCACCCCGCGATCGAAGACGTAGAACCCCAGGCGATACTGCACGCCTTGTCCGACCCTAACCGTGCCGCCATTCTTGCGAAGATTCTGACGACCGGCGTCGTCGAAGCTTGTTCAAATGTAGCGGCGCTGGGCGACCGGGTCATTCCGAAATCGTCGCTATCGAATCATTTCAAGGTGTTGCGGGAGGCCGGGCTGATCCGTAGCGAGCGCCATGGTATCGAGATGCGCAATCATTCGCGCTTCGCCGAGGTGAATGCGCGTTTCCCCGGCCTGATCGGCGCGATCATCAACGCTTATGCAGGCGTCGATTCCGAAAGTGCGGTGTCGAGCGAATAG